Part of the Polaribacter sp. Hel1_33_78 genome is shown below.
GCCGTTTCTCCGGTTCCAATTGCCCAAACAGGTTCGTAAGCTAAAATAATACTTTTCCAAGCACCCGCTTCTAAATGAAATAGTGCATTTTTTAATTGACTTTCTACAACTGCAAAATGATTTTCAGATTTTCTATCTTCTAATAATTCTCCAAAACAAAAAATAGTTTCTAATTCATTTTCTATAATAGCATCTACTTTTTTAGCTAAACTTTCATCCGTTTCATTAAAATAGGTTCTTCTTTCTGAGTGACCTAAAATAACCGTTTTAATTCCGATTGCTTTTAACATGTCCGCAGAAATTTCGCCAGTATAAGCTCCGTTTTTAGCCTCATGCATATTTTGTGCAACTACTTCAATTTTAGAATATTTAGCGGCTTTTATAGATGAAGATAAATTGACAAAAGTAGGAGAAACAATTACACGAGTATTTTCTAACTTCTCTTTTTTAATAGATTTTTTCAAATCTTTGATTAGTTGTTTACTCTCCTTTTTAGTATTGTTCATTTTCCAGTTTCCTGCTACTATTTTTGTTCTCATAATTCTAATTTTAGTACTTAAAATATTGGTATTATTCTATCTTTAATTTTGATGTAAATTTAAGAAATGGAAAGGCAAAAATCATGTAGAAAAAGAAATAGTTACTAAAACGATTTATTTGATTTTTTTTAACACTTCTTTTATCTTTTTGTCTGCTGCATTTGTAGCTTTAAATAAAGTTATTTCTCCAGTTTCATCGATAACCATATATCTTGGAATCCAATTTAAATTGATGAAATCTACAAATTTACCGTCTTTCATTCCTTCTGGTAAATTATAATGTACTCCTTTTAAATTGTACCTTTTAATAGCTCTTTTCCAGGAAGGATTGCTCCTGTCAACAGATAAAAACAAAAATACTACACCAGGAAATTCTTTTTGTAATTCTTTTACCTTTGGCACGCCCACAATACAATCTTTGCACCAAGAGGCCCAAACATCTATAAAGATTTTTTTCCCTTTATAATTATATAAAACTTCTCTTAGCGTTATTTTAGAATCGTCTAGACCAATCAACATTTCCTTATATGCGTCGGTAGAAAACTGTGTAGGTTGTTCTGAGTTACAACTTATAAAAACGATAATCAATAAAAGAAATAATTTTTTCATAGAAAAAGGTTAATTAAAAAGGAAATAACTTACAAATGTTAAAAGTTAAAAATAGTACTTTTGTTTAACTTTAAGCAAAAGTAATGACAACGCAACAACTTGTATCACAAATAAAACAAAAAAAATCTTTTTTATGTATAGGTTTAGATGTAGATCTTGGTAAAATTCCTAGGCATTTATTAAAATTAGAAGATCCATTTTTTGAATTTAACAAAGCCATTATTGATGCAACGCACCATTTGTGTGTTGCCTACAAGCCAAATACTGCTTTTTATGAGGCTTATGGTCTTAAAGGTTGGCAAGCGCTGGAAAAAACAATTTCTTACATCAATAACAAACATCCAGAAATTTTTACAATTGCAGATGCAAAAAGAGGAGATATAGGCAATACATCAACAATGTATGCGAAGGCTTTTTTACAAGATTTGGCTTTTGATTCTGTTACTGTAGCGCCTTATATGGGTAAAGATTCTGTTGAACCCTTTTTGGATTTTAAAGATAAGCACACTATTATGTTGGCATTAACTTCTAACGAAGGTGCTTTTGATTTTCAGACCTTGCACGTCAACGATCAGGAATTGTATAAAAAAGTTTTACAAGTTTCAAAATCTTGGAGAAATTCAGAAAACTTGATGTATGTTGTTGGAGCTACAAAAGCTGAATATTTTAAAGAAATCAGAAAAATAGTTCCGGATTCTTTTCTGTTAGTTCCTGGAGTGGGAGCACAAGGAGGAAACTTGCAGGATGTTTGTAAATATGGATTATCAGAAAATATTGGTTTGTTAATCAATTCGTCAAGAGGAATAATTTATGCTTCAAATTCTACAGATTTTGCACAAGTGGCTGCTTTAAAAGCGAAAGAACTACAAACAGAAATGAGCTTCATCCTAGAAAATAGATTCTAAATATCTTTTTCTGAAAAAGGATTTTTAGAACCAAATGAAAGAAGTTTTTCATGAACAATTGTTGCTTTCCGTTTTTGGAATTAAATATTTTAAAATGGATGTAAATGCTATCAAAGGAAATAATGATTAAGGATTCTTCCGAATACTTTAAATATTTTATATCCTGAGATTTTTTTGAAAGTAACGAATTTGATTAATTTTTTCGAGTAACTTCATGCCTTTATAGGTAGCTATATTACTCATTAGTTCATCTACAAATCTTTAGATAGTTATTAGATTTTTCAATGAGCGATATACTTTCTCTTTAGATGTTACTTGCAACTATTCAACTATTTTAAGTGGTACATAAATTTTTGCTGAATGCTTAAACGTATAAAATTAGTGTAAACATTTTGACTTACAATATTGTTGATATTATTTTTTAACAATCTTATGAGTTGATGTTTCTTTTTCAGATTCTAATTTTAAGAAATAAATACCTTTTGATAATTTAGAGGTTTCTATCGTTTTCTTTGAACTATTTTGAACAAATGTTTGAATTTTTTGACCTGTTAAAGAATAAATAGTTCCTTTAATTTTACCAAGATCTGAAGAAAATTGAATGTTTAATTTATCATTTACAGGATTAGGGAAAAGTTTTATGTCTAACAAGTTATTAATATCAGAGACAGATGCTACAGATTCTTGATAGACTCTAACATAGTCAATTTCCATTGCGCTTTCTGTAAAATTTGATGCTATGTTTGGTAAAATAGCAACATTAAATAATAAATATTGAGGCGCATTATAAGGCCAGTTTTGAATGTTTTTATCTTCTGGATTATATACATAATGAACGATGCCATCTACACTAAAAGTCATTTTATTAGAATTCCAATCTAGAGTATAAATATGAAATTCTGTGGATGCATTATTAATTTTTCTTCCTCCTTTATTCACAGTGCCTCCAAAGCTAGATCTATTATGCATAGCACTTTGTACAAAGTCTTGATTGTTACCCCAATGCTCAATAATATCTATTTCTCCACAATCTGGCCAACCGGTTGTTCCATGAGTAGCAGCCCAATAACCTCCAGTTTCTGTAATGTTTTGACCTAGCATCCAGAGAGCAGGGAAAGTACCTACTCCAAAAGGCATTTTTGCCCTAATTTCAATTTTACCATAGGTAAAAGCAAATTTAGAATTCAGTCTTGCAGAAGTGTATTGTTTAGTAACTCCGTAACTATTGTATGTTTCTTTTTTAGCTACAATTTTTAAAGAACCATTTACCATAAAAGAATTTGTATTGCTATCCGTGTAATGCTGAATTTCTCCATTAGCCCAACTTTGTCCATTTATAATGGGTCTTGTTTGTTGAAACCATTTACTGTTATCAATAGGACCTGTACCATTAAATTCATCAGACCAAACTAAGTTGTCAAAAACAGGATCTTCACCATTATTATTACTGTCAGTAATGGTGCCGTCATATAAAAAATCATCAATGTATGCTGTTACTTTAGCATTATTGTCTTCACCGTTAATTTGTATTAAAACTCTATTAAAGTCTTTTCTATTTATAGGGTCAGCCGAGTTCTCATTGTATTTTAAAAAAGTATCATTTTTAAAATCGAATGCAATCGTTTGCCATTGATCTAAAATAATCGGCTTTATAATTTCCGTTTGAGTAGTCCATTTTTCACCTAAAGTATTGTCTTGTAACTTTAAAGATATTTGGTTGTTTTCATTTTGGGTGAGACTAGCTGACGGAACATATATTTTTAGAGTAAAAGTTTGATATGCAGATAAGTCAAATGTATTGGAAGTGTCAAAAAATATATTTGCATATTGGCCTCCATCATCTTTATATTCTAGAACCGTATTAGAAGTATTTATACTTTCTTTATAAGGATTTGCAAAGGATGTATTCATTGCTGATTCATCGGTAGCCCAAGTAGAAATTGTTCCATTCCCTTCAAAATCATCTTCTACAGTTTGTCCATTAGAAAATAAGGTAATTGATAAAAATAATATGGTAAATAAGTACTTCATAAATTAATTTTTTTCAAAACTAATTTATTTCCTAGTACTTAACAAACTAAATGACCATACAAAAGCCATACATGCTAAATAAGAAAACCTCTGTTGTTTAAATGCACAGAGGTTTTATAACTATTTTTTCTTTTTACAATTTATATTTTATCTTGTAATGCAAAAACTTGCTTTAGCAAAGCTGTGTTGCGTAATCCCGCTTTTTCACGAATTCCTTTTTCCTCAACTTCAATCATTGTGTATACACCTTGCAATGCTTGTTTTGTTACATACCCTGTTAAATCTGGGTTTACTTTGTTTACAAAAGGAATTGAGTTGTATTTGTTAATTAAGTTTGCCCAAACTTTATCTGCCCCTACCTTACCAAATGAGTTTTTAATTACTGGTGTAAATTCGCTATACAAAGCAGTTGATGTTTCATTTTTTAAATAGGATGTTGCTGCATTTTGTTCTCCTAAAAGTATATTTTTAGCATCCTTAAAAGACATGTTTTTTATTGCATTTACAAAGATTGGAGTCGCGGTTTTAACAGCATCTTCTGCAGCTCTATTTAATACTTTTATACCTTCATCTGCTAAATTGCTAAGACCTATTTTACGCAAACCTTTATCTACAGCTTTCAATTCTTCTGGCAATAAAATTTTAACTAAATCGTTTCTGTAAAAACCGTCTTTTGAGGTTAATTTGGTAACCTGATTTTTAATTCCATTATCCAAAGCTTGTTTTAAACCATTTCCTATTTGCTCTTGAGATATTCCTCCACCACTATTAGGCAACTGACTTACTACTTTTTGCAATTCTGCGCAACTTGTAAATTGCATTGCAATTACTAACACTAAAATTTTTTTTATCATTTTATTTAATTTTATATTCTTTTACTATGAACCTTTTTAGATAAAAAGTCACTTAATTATTTAAAAGTATCTGTTTTTTTATCATATCCAAAGGGGCAATGTTTACAACCACTTTTACAGCAATAGCCTCTTTTTAAATGATACTTTTCTGTAAAGACCTTGTAACCTTGTTCATTCAAGTAATAATCGTCTTTTTCTATTTCTATTCTTGGTTTAAACATACTGCAAAAATAAACGATTTAATAAGGATTATCTAAATTGTAATCTTTTATCTTTAACGGAGTCTATTCTTAAAGCTTTAAAGTCTAAAATATAGTTTTGATATAATCTCCAAGGAAATTGATCTCCTTGTTTTGGTAAAATATCTTTCGCTCTATGAATATAACCAGAATCTAAATCGATTAAAGGTAATTCTCCTAGGTTTTTTTCTATAACTTTTGCGTACACCGATTTATAATTATTTTTATCCAAATACTTTAAAAGTCTTGAAATATATTCACTTGTCAAATCACTTTTTAAAGTCCAAGAGGCGTTTGTATAACCAGCAAAAACCAAAAAATTAGGGAGTTCACTTAACATTAGTCCTTTATAAATAAACTGTTTTGTAATATCGAAAGGGGTATTGTTGAGCGATATTTTAGCTCCACCAAACGGTAGTAGTTTTAAACCAGTTGCACTAATAATAATATCAGCTTCTATAATTTTTCCTGATTTTAAAAGAATTCCATTTTCTATAAAAACATCAATAGAGTCCGTTATTACATCAGCTTTTCCTTTTTTAATAGCTTTAAAAAAATCGCCATCTGGCACTAAGCAAAAACGTTGATCCCAAGGCCTATAATTTGGTGAAAAATGAGGTTCTAATGGGAACTCATTACCTAACTCTTTTTTAATTCCTTTTAAAATGAATTTTTTCATCGTTTCTGGAAACTTTCTGCACAAATTATAGAATAACATATCTGCCAAAATATTTTTTACTCGTACTAAAGTATGTGCAATTTTACTTGGTAATATAAATTTTAGAAACTTTGCAATTTTATCCTTATTTGGTAAAGCAGCAATATACGTTGGTGTTCTTTGCAACATGGTTACTTTAGATACGTCTTCTGCAATCTTTGGAACTATGGTTACAGCGGTTGCTCCACTACCTATCACTACTACTTTTTTATCTTTATAATTTAAATTTGTATTCCATTTTTGAGGATGAATAAATGTTCCTTTAAAATTTTCTAGGCCTTTAAATTCTGGAGTATAACCATGATCATAATTGTAATATCCACTTGCATTAAAAATAAATTGCGAAGAATAATAAGATTCTTCTTGAGTAGTAGGATTTATTACTTTTAGTGTCCATAAATTATCTTCGGTATCAAAATTATAGGAGATTACTTTTTGATGATATACAATTTTATCTTTTACATTAAATTCTTCTGAAGCTTGATTTAAATATCTTAAGATTGAAGGAGCGTCTGCAAAAGATTTATCATCATCCCAAGTTTTAAAAGAATAACCAAAAGTATACATATCTGAATCAGAGCGAATTCCTGGGTATTTAAATAAACTCCAAGTTCCACCTAGTTCTTCTCTAGCTTCTAAAATTAAATATTTTTTATTTTTGTTTTTTCTTTCTAAATGACAAGCTGCTCCAATTCCTGATAAACCTGCTCCAATAATGATAATATCTTGCTTCATCAATTTATAATATTTCTCAATTAGTTCTTATTTGCATTCTATTAAAAAAGGAAAATAGTTTTCTCTTGAAAAAATAGACCGATGCTTTTGAAGCTGATCTTTATTTTTACCATCAAAAAAGATGAGTGAAATTCAATTTTCCAATTTATACTCTCTTAAATTCTAAATTTAAGACCATAAAAAAATCTAGAAAATACAGATTAAAATTAAATTTATTTTTAGTCAATTGCTTTTTTAAAGGCATCTTTACCTCCCACAATTGGAATTGTAATTGTAGTTCCTTTTAAATCAACTGTTAATTCAGTTCCTGGCTCTGGCAGCAAGGTGTAATTATTATCACTAGAAAAAATCATTAAACCAATTTGTTGTCCTTTTTTTATAATTTGATCATCAGGTTGAAAATCGAAAGTCATTTTATAAAACTTACCAGGTTTCAATGGTTTGCTTTCTGTTAGCGATTTGTGATTTTGTAAATCTGCCCAACCCCGGGTAATAATATTATCGGTTATTTTTACTATTCTATCCTTATTCCATGGCAAAGAAACTAAATAAACAGATAAATTTACAGCAGCTTTAGAACTTGCTGCTTTAATTGTTATTGATGATAAACCAGAGATATGAATATTTTCTTTTAAAATTGGGGTAACATATAACAAACGATGATTTGTGTAACCTGCTTGTGCCAAAGTTTCTGCGGAAAAAGAATAATTATCTACCAAAGTTTCTTTGGCTTTCGATGATGATTTATTTAGGGATAAACCTCCAACTTTAGGAGCTCCGCCATTTAAATAAAAAGTAACAGCTTCTGCTTCTGGGTTTGGATAATTTTTATAAGAAGTTGGCTCATTTTTTTTATCATTTTCTCTTACAATCCAAGCTTTTGCATCATTCTCAACGTTGTTTTCAACTCCATGTAAATAACGAGTAAACCAACGATTCATCATTTTCATCGGTGGTGGACCTCCATGACCATTTTGATGGTAAAAAATTTGAGTTTGTAAGCCCATTTCCGAAGCTTTTTTATATATTCTATAACTATGCTCAGGCATTACATTCCAATCATTAAAACCATGAGACATTAATAATGCAGCTTTCATTGGTTTCATTTGATTTAGATAATCACGTCCAGCCCAAAAGTCATTATAATCTCCAGAGGCTCTGTCCATACCATTTGCCATTTCAGTGTCTCTCACAACTTTATTATTTCGTGCTCTATTTTCCTCTTTTCCACTATGAATAAAATCGTATAACACATCTATATCTTCACCTAAATAACCTCCAGGAGAACGTACCAAACCATTTGAGCGATAATAATGATAATAAGAAGTATTTGGGGCAATTGGAATAATTGCTTCTAAACCTTCTACACCAGTTGTTGCAGCTGCTAAAGGAATTGTTCCATTGTAAGAAGTTCCTGTCATTCCTACTTTACCTGTAGACCAAAATGCTTTCACTTCTTCACTTCCTTCTCTAGAAATAAACCCTTTTGCACGACCATTTAACCAGTCTATAACTGCTTTTGGTGCTAAAGATTCATTATCTCCACCAACAGTTGGTGCACCATCAGATAATCCAGTTCCTGGAGAAGAAGAATGCACAACAATATAACCTCTTGGCACCCAGGTTTTAATATGAGAATTTGAAATAATTGGTCTTTTTCCTCTTCTTGTAACTTCTGGATGAACAATATCTGCTACTTTCTCTCCAAGTTCATGTTTTACATTCCAAAAAGCTCCTTCTGTATCTGGTGCAACACCAGCAAAATAAGGGCTAGAGATATATACAATAGGTAACTTTAAACCTTCGCTCTCAGTTTGCGCAGGTCTTGATACATCTACATGCATTCTGTCTAATCTTCCATCTCCGTCCGTATCAAATGAAGTTTCTACCCATAAATCATGACGTAACCAATCTTTTGGATTTTTAAATGCTTCTACTATTTGTGCTTCTCCATCTTTAAAAACGGGTACTGCTTTTTCTTGAGACTGTATTGAATAGGTAATAAGAAAAAGGAGTAGGAATTGAATTTTAATTTTCATGAGTATATGTTTTTAAAATCTAGTAGTTGTATAATTAAACTCGTTATTTCAATACTGAAAACTCAATGCTAGAATCAGTAAAAACAGTATGTGTTTGTGTTTTAAAATCTTTCTCATCAGCTTTATATATATTGTCTACATAAGTTTGAGGATTCAAATCTATTAAAGGGAACCAAGTACTCTGCACTTGTATTTGTAATTTATGTCCTTTTTTAAAGGTGTGAAAAACATCTTGTAATTTTATATTAACATCCGTTTTTTTGTTTGGTGTAAATGGTTCTGGAAATTCAAAACTATTTCTAAAACGACCGCGTAAAACTTCACTTCTAACCATTAAATGATAATTACTCATTTTTAAATGATCTTGTAAACCTTCATTATCTTCGGCCAAATCTGAAGGATGCACGTCAATTACTTTTACAATCCAATCTGCTGCGGTTCCGGTAGTTGCGACTTTAAGTTTTGCTAAAATATCTCCAGCTAACGTTAAATTTTCGGTTAAAACATCCGTTTCAAAAACCAGAACATCTGGTCTTCTTGCGGCAAAACGTTGGTCATCTGTCATATATTTTCTTGGCGTAAAAACGGTTTTGATATCTTCGGAATATGGAATAGGTCTTTTAATATCACTTATAAATTTAATTTCTTTTGATGCTTTTTTAGTAATAGTCAATTCTTGATTTTCTGATAAAAACCAATCTTCTTTGATTACATTTTTTGGAGGCCAAGCATCATAAGTTTTCCATTCTTTTTTACCAGAATCAAAAACATAGGCTTCTGGTAAACCTGAATTTTTATCCCCTTTTCCTTTTAAGAAATGATTAAAGAATTTTGTTTCAATTTCTTTCTGAAATTTTAATGAAATAGAATCTCCAAAATAATAATTTCCTACAGAATTTCTAACCCTAGAACTTGCCCATTTTCCATGGTCCCAAGGTCCAAAAACAAGTGTATTGTAATTTTCTATTCCATTTTTTTCAATTCCTTTGTAGGTTTCTAAAGGCCCATATAAATCTTCAGCATCAAACCAACCACCAACAATCATCGTTGCCACAGAAGACGGAACTTTATTCATATGCTGTATAATTCCTTTACTTTTCCACACGGAATCATAATTAGGATGTTCTACAATTTCTTTCCAGAAAAAATCATCAATTTTATCTTTATTTTCAGCAGTTTTCACATCTAATTTATCATATTGAAAATATTCATTCAAGTTTTTTAGAGGACCTTTGTCTAGAAAAAATTGATATTGATCTTGCGAATTCATTTTTGGAAAAGAATACCAAGCAGAATTTGTAGGTGCATCTTTGTAGGTTCCAAATAAAGAAATTGCTCTAAAATAACTTAATAGAAATGCGCCATTATGATGAAAATCGTCAAAGAAAAAATCCCCAATACAAGCTTGTGGAGAAGCTGCTTTTAAAGCCGGATGCGCATCAATGGCAGAAATAGTGGCATAATGTCCGGGATAAGAAATTCCCCAGGTTCCAACATTTCCATTATTGTATTCAACGTTTTTTACAAGCCAATCAATCGTATCAAACGTATCAGAGACTTCGTCAGATTGGTTTGCTGTTTTATTTGGAATGTAAGCACGCATATTATCATAAACCCCTTCGCTCATCCAACGACCGCGAACATCTTGATACACTACAATATTTCCTTCTTTCATTAAATGAATATTCGGGCTAATTTTAGTTTTCATTTTACCTGCTCCATATGGCGCAGAACTGTATGGAGTTCTTTGCATTAAAATAGGATATTTTTTACTGTTGTCTTTTGGAGTGTAAATGGTTGTGTGGAGTTTAGTTCCATCTCTCATTGCAATGTCAACTTCTTGCTTTGTGTAGTTGTCCAGAACATAAGTGTCTTTTTTAAGTGTTCTTTCTTGTGATGATTTATCACAATTTGTGATTAGAAAAAAACTAAATATTGCAAGAATAATATATCTACGCATGGGGAAATTATTTTAAATTATTGCTAAAGCTACAAAACAAAAAAAGAATTATTAAATAAATGAACTGTTAAAATGATTTTAGATACTTTTATCATGGATTAAAAATTCATAAAATGAAAAGATTATTTTTCCCTTTGTTGCTGATTATAATACTAAGTTGTCAATCTAATAGTATAAACAAGAAAAATCCAATTAAGGAAGAAGTATCTCAAAAAAAAACGTTTCTAAAGTTAGAAAAAGAAAGATATAACGTTGCTTTTTTAATTATGGATGGAACTTTTAATACAGAGTTAACTGCCCCTTTTGATATTTTTCAACATACAATTTTTAGAAAAAATATTAAAGCAATGAATGTATTTACAGTTGCAAATACAGATCAAGCTATTACCACTTTTGAAGGTATGAGAATTATGCCAGATTATAATTACCTTAAAGATTCGTTACCAAAAATTGATATTTTTGTAGTGCCTTCTGCAGAACATCATTTAAATTCTGATTTAGAAGATATAGCTATGATTGATTTTGTGAAGCAAGTTGATAAAGAAGCTACTTACGTTACCTCTCATTGTGATGGTGCTTTTGTATTGGCAAAAGCAGAATTATTGAAAGGTAAGGTTTCTACTACTTTTCCTTCTGATATTAATACAATGAGAAAAATGTTTCCTGAATTAGATATCAGAAAAGATGTTTTATTTGTGCATGATGGAAAATATATTACTTCAGCTGGAGGTGCAAAATCGTTTGAAGCAGCTTTGTATTTATGCGAATTTTTATACGGTAAAGAGGTTGCAAAGTCTCTAGCTGGTGGTTTAGTAATTGATTGGAATGTAGATACAGTTCCACATTTAGTTGTTAAATAGACATTAAAAATTATGATAATGGCATCAGGATAAAGAAAGCGCTGGTTCTTTTTGATAAGAAAAAACACCGATCTAAAACGTTACTAATAGCTGTTCTTTGCGGAGCATACCTTTGCAGTAAAACCCATCCGTAAATAAATCAACCTATAAACTGCGTCGTCAACTAAAAACCCTTATTTTTGCAAAATATGCAGGAAACAAAAAAACATCAATTAACAGATTGGTTACCAACTACAAACAAGGAAGTTAAAATTCGTGGTTGGGATCAATTGGATGTTATTTTATTTAGTGGAGATGCTTATGTAGATCACCCTTCATTTGGACCAGCTGTAATTGGTAGAATTTTAGAAAGTTATGGTTTGCGCGTAGCAATTGTGCCACAACCAAGTGTAACAGATAATCTTCAAGATTTTGAAAAATTAGGAAAACCTCGTCTGTTCTTTGGGGCAACTGGTGGCTGTATGGACCCTATGGTTAGTAATTATACCGCTAGTAAAAGACGACGAGATAAAGATGCGTATACGCCAAATGGTGATAAAGGGTTTAGACCTGATTATGCAACGTCTGTGTACTCGAAAATTTTAAAAGAAAAATTTCCTGATGTTCCTGTTTTAATAGGCGGAATTGAAGCTTCTTTAAGACGTGTTACGCACTATGATTATTGGTCTGACAAGTTATTACCAACTATTTTAGAAACTTCTAAAGCAGATATGTTGGTGTATGGAATGGGAGAGCAACCTTTGCGTGAAATTGTAGAGTTATTGCAAAAG
Proteins encoded:
- a CDS encoding TlpA disulfide reductase family protein, with protein sequence MKKLFLLLIIVFISCNSEQPTQFSTDAYKEMLIGLDDSKITLREVLYNYKGKKIFIDVWASWCKDCIVGVPKVKELQKEFPGVVFLFLSVDRSNPSWKRAIKRYNLKGVHYNLPEGMKDGKFVDFINLNWIPRYMVIDETGEITLFKATNAADKKIKEVLKKIK
- a CDS encoding family 16 glycosylhydrolase produces the protein MKYLFTILFLSITLFSNGQTVEDDFEGNGTISTWATDESAMNTSFANPYKESINTSNTVLEYKDDGGQYANIFFDTSNTFDLSAYQTFTLKIYVPSASLTQNENNQISLKLQDNTLGEKWTTQTEIIKPIILDQWQTIAFDFKNDTFLKYNENSADPINRKDFNRVLIQINGEDNNAKVTAYIDDFLYDGTITDSNNNGEDPVFDNLVWSDEFNGTGPIDNSKWFQQTRPIINGQSWANGEIQHYTDSNTNSFMVNGSLKIVAKKETYNSYGVTKQYTSARLNSKFAFTYGKIEIRAKMPFGVGTFPALWMLGQNITETGGYWAATHGTTGWPDCGEIDIIEHWGNNQDFVQSAMHNRSSFGGTVNKGGRKINNASTEFHIYTLDWNSNKMTFSVDGIVHYVYNPEDKNIQNWPYNAPQYLLFNVAILPNIASNFTESAMEIDYVRVYQESVASVSDINNLLDIKLFPNPVNDKLNIQFSSDLGKIKGTIYSLTGQKIQTFVQNSSKKTIETSKLSKGIYFLKLESEKETSTHKIVKK
- the pyrF gene encoding orotidine-5'-phosphate decarboxylase, which codes for MTTQQLVSQIKQKKSFLCIGLDVDLGKIPRHLLKLEDPFFEFNKAIIDATHHLCVAYKPNTAFYEAYGLKGWQALEKTISYINNKHPEIFTIADAKRGDIGNTSTMYAKAFLQDLAFDSVTVAPYMGKDSVEPFLDFKDKHTIMLALTSNEGAFDFQTLHVNDQELYKKVLQVSKSWRNSENLMYVVGATKAEYFKEIRKIVPDSFLLVPGVGAQGGNLQDVCKYGLSENIGLLINSSRGIIYASNSTDFAQVAALKAKELQTEMSFILENRF
- a CDS encoding DUF5522 domain-containing protein; amino-acid sequence: MFKPRIEIEKDDYYLNEQGYKVFTEKYHLKRGYCCKSGCKHCPFGYDKKTDTFK
- a CDS encoding DUF4197 domain-containing protein is translated as MIKKILVLVIAMQFTSCAELQKVVSQLPNSGGGISQEQIGNGLKQALDNGIKNQVTKLTSKDGFYRNDLVKILLPEELKAVDKGLRKIGLSNLADEGIKVLNRAAEDAVKTATPIFVNAIKNMSFKDAKNILLGEQNAATSYLKNETSTALYSEFTPVIKNSFGKVGADKVWANLINKYNSIPFVNKVNPDLTGYVTKQALQGVYTMIEVEEKGIREKAGLRNTALLKQVFALQDKI
- a CDS encoding Xaa-Pro dipeptidyl-peptidase, with the protein product MKIKIQFLLLFLITYSIQSQEKAVPVFKDGEAQIVEAFKNPKDWLRHDLWVETSFDTDGDGRLDRMHVDVSRPAQTESEGLKLPIVYISSPYFAGVAPDTEGAFWNVKHELGEKVADIVHPEVTRRGKRPIISNSHIKTWVPRGYIVVHSSSPGTGLSDGAPTVGGDNESLAPKAVIDWLNGRAKGFISREGSEEVKAFWSTGKVGMTGTSYNGTIPLAAATTGVEGLEAIIPIAPNTSYYHYYRSNGLVRSPGGYLGEDIDVLYDFIHSGKEENRARNNKVVRDTEMANGMDRASGDYNDFWAGRDYLNQMKPMKAALLMSHGFNDWNVMPEHSYRIYKKASEMGLQTQIFYHQNGHGGPPPMKMMNRWFTRYLHGVENNVENDAKAWIVRENDKKNEPTSYKNYPNPEAEAVTFYLNGGAPKVGGLSLNKSSSKAKETLVDNYSFSAETLAQAGYTNHRLLYVTPILKENIHISGLSSITIKAASSKAAVNLSVYLVSLPWNKDRIVKITDNIITRGWADLQNHKSLTESKPLKPGKFYKMTFDFQPDDQIIKKGQQIGLMIFSSDNNYTLLPEPGTELTVDLKGTTITIPIVGGKDAFKKAID
- a CDS encoding NAD(P)/FAD-dependent oxidoreductase, which gives rise to MKQDIIIIGAGLSGIGAACHLERKNKNKKYLILEAREELGGTWSLFKYPGIRSDSDMYTFGYSFKTWDDDKSFADAPSILRYLNQASEEFNVKDKIVYHQKVISYNFDTEDNLWTLKVINPTTQEESYYSSQFIFNASGYYNYDHGYTPEFKGLENFKGTFIHPQKWNTNLNYKDKKVVVIGSGATAVTIVPKIAEDVSKVTMLQRTPTYIAALPNKDKIAKFLKFILPSKIAHTLVRVKNILADMLFYNLCRKFPETMKKFILKGIKKELGNEFPLEPHFSPNYRPWDQRFCLVPDGDFFKAIKKGKADVITDSIDVFIENGILLKSGKIIEADIIISATGLKLLPFGGAKISLNNTPFDITKQFIYKGLMLSELPNFLVFAGYTNASWTLKSDLTSEYISRLLKYLDKNNYKSVYAKVIEKNLGELPLIDLDSGYIHRAKDILPKQGDQFPWRLYQNYILDFKALRIDSVKDKRLQFR
- a CDS encoding CocE/NonD family hydrolase; this encodes MRRYIILAIFSFFLITNCDKSSQERTLKKDTYVLDNYTKQEVDIAMRDGTKLHTTIYTPKDNSKKYPILMQRTPYSSAPYGAGKMKTKISPNIHLMKEGNIVVYQDVRGRWMSEGVYDNMRAYIPNKTANQSDEVSDTFDTIDWLVKNVEYNNGNVGTWGISYPGHYATISAIDAHPALKAASPQACIGDFFFDDFHHNGAFLLSYFRAISLFGTYKDAPTNSAWYSFPKMNSQDQYQFFLDKGPLKNLNEYFQYDKLDVKTAENKDKIDDFFWKEIVEHPNYDSVWKSKGIIQHMNKVPSSVATMIVGGWFDAEDLYGPLETYKGIEKNGIENYNTLVFGPWDHGKWASSRVRNSVGNYYFGDSISLKFQKEIETKFFNHFLKGKGDKNSGLPEAYVFDSGKKEWKTYDAWPPKNVIKEDWFLSENQELTITKKASKEIKFISDIKRPIPYSEDIKTVFTPRKYMTDDQRFAARRPDVLVFETDVLTENLTLAGDILAKLKVATTGTAADWIVKVIDVHPSDLAEDNEGLQDHLKMSNYHLMVRSEVLRGRFRNSFEFPEPFTPNKKTDVNIKLQDVFHTFKKGHKLQIQVQSTWFPLIDLNPQTYVDNIYKADEKDFKTQTHTVFTDSSIEFSVLK
- the tpiA gene encoding triose-phosphate isomerase codes for the protein MRTKIVAGNWKMNNTKKESKQLIKDLKKSIKKEKLENTRVIVSPTFVNLSSSIKAAKYSKIEVVAQNMHEAKNGAYTGEISADMLKAIGIKTVILGHSERRTYFNETDESLAKKVDAIIENELETIFCFGELLEDRKSENHFAVVESQLKNALFHLEAGAWKSIILAYEPVWAIGTGETASAEQAQEMHAFIRSIIEKKYNKEVADEVSILYGGSVKPANAEEIFSKPDVDGGLIGGAALNVDDFTGIIKAI